In Candidatus Methylomirabilota bacterium, the DNA window CGGGGCGTTCGGCGTTTCGGAGGTGGCGATGTTCGAGCCGGTCGATCGGAAGGCGAACTTCCCCGAGCTCGAACGCGGGGTGCTCGGGTTCTGGCGCGAGGCCGAGGTGTTCCACCGCCAGCTCGAGCAGCGCCGCGGCGAGCCACTGTGGATCTTCTACGAGGGGCCGCCCACCGCGAACGGGCAGCCGGCGATCCATCACACGGAGTCGCGCACCTTCAAGGACGTGTATCCCCGCTTCCGGGCGATGACGGGGCACTTCGTCCCGCGCAAGGCGGGGTGGGACTGCCACGGGCTGCCGGTCGAGCTCGAGGTCGAGAAGGAGATCGGCGTCAAGAGCAAGCGGGACATCGAGGCGTTCGGGGTCGCGGAGTTCAACGCGCTCTGCCGCGAGTCGGTCCAGCGGTACGTGGGCGAGTTCGAACGCCAGACGGAGCGCCTCGGCTTCTGGATCGACACCGACGACGCGTACTGGACGATGGACACCGAGTACATCGAGAGCGTGTGGTGGTCGCTGAAGCACCTTCACGGAAGGGGGTTGTTGTTCCAGGACGATCGGATCACGACCTACTGCCCACGATGCGGCACGCCGCTGTCCGACGCGGAGGTCGCGATGGGCTACGCCGAGGTCGAGGACCCGAGCGTCTTCATCCTGTTCCGCATCGTCGAGGCGACCGACCCGGCGCTCGTCGGAGCCTCGATGCTCGGGTGGACGACCACGCCGTGGACGCTGATCTCCAACACGGGGCTCGCGGTGAAGGACGACGCCGCCTACGTGGTGGTCGAGCTGGAAGGGGAACGGCTGGTGCTGGCCGAGGCGCTGCGGGACGCGGTCCTGCCGGATGCCCCGGTCGTGGCCGGCCCGTTG includes these proteins:
- a CDS encoding class I tRNA ligase family protein → MFEPVDRKANFPELERGVLGFWREAEVFHRQLEQRRGEPLWIFYEGPPTANGQPAIHHTESRTFKDVYPRFRAMTGHFVPRKAGWDCHGLPVELEVEKEIGVKSKRDIEAFGVAEFNALCRESVQRYVGEFERQTERLGFWIDTDDAYWTMDTEYIESVWWSLKHLHGRGLLFQDDRITTYCPRCGTPLSDAEVAMGYAEVEDPSVFILFRIVEATDPALVGASMLGWTTTPWTLISNTGLAVKDDAAYVVVELEGERLVLAEALRDAVLPDAPVVAGPLPGSAFVGIRYEPLYPNVEGAHRVVAADFVSLEDGTGVVHLAPAFGSEDLEIGRREGWPTFKPLDGEGRFTDEAPALVRGAFFKDADEAIVGDLRSRGLLLRAGTIVHAYPLCWRCDTPLIYIARGSWYVGTTAVKDRLLAVNEEVDWYPSHIKHGRYGDWL